The Vitis vinifera cultivar Pinot Noir 40024 chromosome 8, ASM3070453v1 genome segment ACGTCGAGTCAAGTAACCCTCACAACGGTCTTGACAGACTCATCGTGGGTCTAGACGTGGAATGGCGACCCAGTTTCAACCCCCAAATCGAGAACCCGGTGGCCACTTTGCAGCTGTGCGTGGGTCGTTCTTGCCTCATTTTTCAGCTCTTACACGCCCCGGCGATACCCGCATCCCTGAATGCTTTTCTCCGCAACCCTGGTTATACTTTTGTGGGTGTTGGGATCGACGACGATTTGGAGAAGTTGGTAGGGGATCATGGGTTGGGAGTGTCCAATGCTGTTGATCTTCGTGGGTTGGCGGCCCATGAGTTGAATAAGATGGAGCTCCGCAATGCGGGTCTTAAGCGTCTGGGGCTAGAGGTTCTTGGGAAGGAGGTTCAGAAGCCGAGGAGGGTTACTCTGAGTAGGTGGGACAATTTCTATCTCTCTACTGATCAGGTGCAGTACGCTTGTGTTGATGCTTTTCTTTCCTCCGAGATTGGGACGACCCTAAATGCATCTCGACGTTAGAAAAACTGTAGTGGGTTTTGCTGGGTTCTGCATTTTCAAGATTTTCAAGGATTAATGATAATGGTTGTTAGATGATTTCTGCACTTCTTAGGCATTCAATGTTTGGGATTTCCCTACAATACCGTGCGTAATAGTCTATATCATGATTGGATTTACTTTTGTGTATGTTTGGAATCTTGACGGAAATTAGGGAAAAATCGGAAACTGTAATGGTTCTGTTGTTTGGTTGCGATGCCATGAAATTCGGTAGAGTTTCATACATACTGAAAATCTTAGTTTTCgacttcataaaaaaaatatattggagTTGATATTAATTTGCTTGCCtgtgttttcacttttcattcATCAGATGTTGATGGGCGtatatagtttttatttctGTGAGCAATACTGATTTGGGGTAATGGAGGAGATGAAGGTAGGTGGGGAGAAGGCAGTTGATGTTGAAGCTGTGCTGGTGCTTGACAcctttggaaataatttttgagtATTATCTTGTAAATACCTTGGATATTTTGCCGGCAAATATATAGTCTTTTACCTGTGACCTTGAATCAGGGAAAATTACCACTCACTTTCAAGTTATTTACAAATTGGGGGAGGCACTGTGTACACAGTGGGGACAGTAGTAGAGTGGGAGAGGCTGGCTGTGGTGGCAGTTTAGCAGTAATGGAGGTGAAGCTGGATTTTAGGTTTCAAGCAGGGGAAATGCCAACGAATATCAAAGAAGTTTACTTCATCTAAGTGGACAAcaggttttgaagaaaaagtAGTGGTGAATGGTGATTTTGGGTATCTCCTTTTGGAATGAATGCCCTTCTATTCCACTCTGACCAACTGACCAAGTAACAGTCCCCTCCCCTGTTCATTGAATGAACTCAGTAATGTGGGTCTCCTTAGATTCTACTAATTAATCACAGATCTGGAGCCTCCATAACCCCCTAAGGCCTCAAGGGGCAAGGGCTAACAGCCTAACACATGATGAAGAGCCGtgtctaaaaataaaaacatggttTTATCTTTACCTCATTATGATATTGAATTTATGCAAGTAATGGGTATGAGCGCACAACCCATATCAAAGGAAAGGAAGGCTGCTCCTGTCATTATCCCTGAAAAGCGAAAACCAGTAACTGAAGTGGATACAGTAAATTTggacattgattttttttttttttgtaataaacgGAAATGACTAAATTAATTTTCGCACTTCCAATACcgtattaatatttttattttttttaaaaatatatccaaTGGTATTTATGCAAATATTTGGTCAAATACTTATAAAAGTCACTAAAAAATTGTGCTTCCATAAACTTCAAAGCATGTGATAGCAACTGaggtttattattaaaataatcacAAGAAAGAGGAAAGTCATTCACGTCTTTCATCTCTTTGCAGTTTGCACTACAAAAGGACACCAAGcatattcttataaattaaatttttttttaataaaaaatcataatttccCACTGAATTTAATGGCAAGCGTGACTGATTTGTACGTTTTTATGCTGCAAACTCGGAGCTGGAGCTGGTTTGAAaaaccatttgttttttttttcttaggaaaaaaagagagaaaaattaataataaataaataatttgagcaaaaaaaaaaaaacacaagaggTTTGTCAGGTGTACGGTGTTTTCGAAGCTGGTGTCAGAGTGCTTGAGTGAGAAGTGGCTGTCTACGCCAATACacgtttcaatttttttccctttgcttTGTCTCGCTCGACGCCTTCACATCGTCcccgttttttttttatggtctTCGTCATATTCATGTATGTTTCTGCTGCCTCTTGAGTTGATGAGAATTGGGGTTGCTTCGTTTGGTGTTTTGTCGTCCTCTGTTCTTGTCTTTTTTTGAGCTTTCTTAGCAGATACTGACTGACGCCAGCAGCTCTGACAATTTCGTAAATCTATTGGGTTTTTGGTGGATTCTCTTGTTGTTTTGAGCTGGGTTTCTTTAGTTTCGTGTAGATATCTATTGCTTGGCTTCGATGTTGTCTATGTCATTTGTTTCTGCATGTTCTTGGATTGATTTCAATTGGGTTTTTCTTCGTTTCAACTTTGTTTTCATCCATTTTAGTTGggttttcaggtttctcgg includes the following:
- the LOC100260246 gene encoding 3'-5' exonuclease, which produces MTVSITALDLSSETHALYEVIFFGDSVQTLVTNTPNIVDSWIQNVESSNPHNGLDRLIVGLDVEWRPSFNPQIENPVATLQLCVGRSCLIFQLLHAPAIPASLNAFLRNPGYTFVGVGIDDDLEKLVGDHGLGVSNAVDLRGLAAHELNKMELRNAGLKRLGLEVLGKEVQKPRRVTLSRWDNFYLSTDQVQYACVDAFLSSEIGTTLNASRR